The Amphiprion ocellaris isolate individual 3 ecotype Okinawa chromosome 6, ASM2253959v1, whole genome shotgun sequence genome contains a region encoding:
- the cenph gene encoding centromere protein H isoform X2 — protein sequence MDSSGSDGSLNHKLEAVALNDGPAPDNSTGQKETSPVDMLRIRQQMSNQCFEMAVQLHADKSKRSCSTSEADRDLPDYVSELEMVKTLHFNNTLSLHRMQMWHAMGEKLKQSDPEAAALKVVSDRCMALCSRIQHLQQESRNLQDEITELQKTRLDMKRLTREKMRQIEELMLKKDHPDTEKYKAVLEKGQANLEKYKKMAVMTQNVLRGILMACKVNWLDDPTLRDIAMTLEEFSISD from the exons ATGGACTCATCTGGCAGTGACGGGAGCCTCAATCACAAGCTGGAGGCTGTGGCTCTGAATGATGGTCCTGCTCCTGACAACTCCACTGGACAGAAGGAAACATCGCCTGTGGACATGCTGAG AATAAGACAGCAGATGTCCAACCAGTGCTTTGAGATGGCAGTACAGCTCCATGCAG ataaaagtaaaAGATCGTGTAGCACATCTGAAGCAGACAGAGACTT ACCAGATTATGTCAGTGAACTTGAAATGgtcaaaacacttcattttaacaACACATTGTCACTGCACAG GATGCAGATGTGGCACGCTATGGGGGAAAAGCTGAAACAGAGTGATCCAGAGGCAGC tgcccTGAAAGTCGTGAGTGATCGCTGCATGGCGCTTTGTTCACGAATACAACATCTTCAGCAA GAGTCAAGAAATCTTCAAGATGAAATTACAGAATTGCAGAAGACGAGACTTG ACATGAAACGGCTCACGCGTGAGAAAATGAGACAGATTGAGGAGCTGATGTTAAAAAAGGACCATCCAGATACAGAAAAGTACAAAGCTGTTTTGGAGAAAGGCCAAGCGAACCTGGAGAAATACAAAAAGATGGCTGTCATGACACAGAACGTTCTCAGG GGAATCCTCATGGCCTGTAAAGTCAACTGGCTGGATGATCCCACACTTCGAGACATCGCCATGACCCTCGAGGAGTTTTCGATCTCAGACTAG
- the cenph gene encoding centromere protein H isoform X1, producing the protein MDSSGSDGSLNHKLEAVALNDGPAPDNSTGQKETSPVDMLRIRQQMSNQCFEMAVQLHADKSKRSCSTSEADRDLPDYVSELEMVKTLHFNNTLSLHRMQMWHAMGEKLKQSDPEAAALKVVSDRCMALCSRIQHLQQESRNLQDEITELQKTRLGNLYRKKFIAMGLFFDMKRLTREKMRQIEELMLKKDHPDTEKYKAVLEKGQANLEKYKKMAVMTQNVLRGILMACKVNWLDDPTLRDIAMTLEEFSISD; encoded by the exons ATGGACTCATCTGGCAGTGACGGGAGCCTCAATCACAAGCTGGAGGCTGTGGCTCTGAATGATGGTCCTGCTCCTGACAACTCCACTGGACAGAAGGAAACATCGCCTGTGGACATGCTGAG AATAAGACAGCAGATGTCCAACCAGTGCTTTGAGATGGCAGTACAGCTCCATGCAG ataaaagtaaaAGATCGTGTAGCACATCTGAAGCAGACAGAGACTT ACCAGATTATGTCAGTGAACTTGAAATGgtcaaaacacttcattttaacaACACATTGTCACTGCACAG GATGCAGATGTGGCACGCTATGGGGGAAAAGCTGAAACAGAGTGATCCAGAGGCAGC tgcccTGAAAGTCGTGAGTGATCGCTGCATGGCGCTTTGTTCACGAATACAACATCTTCAGCAA GAGTCAAGAAATCTTCAAGATGAAATTACAGAATTGCAGAAGACGAGACTTGGTAAtctgtacagaaaaaaattcatAGCGATGGGATTATTCTTTG ACATGAAACGGCTCACGCGTGAGAAAATGAGACAGATTGAGGAGCTGATGTTAAAAAAGGACCATCCAGATACAGAAAAGTACAAAGCTGTTTTGGAGAAAGGCCAAGCGAACCTGGAGAAATACAAAAAGATGGCTGTCATGACACAGAACGTTCTCAGG GGAATCCTCATGGCCTGTAAAGTCAACTGGCTGGATGATCCCACACTTCGAGACATCGCCATGACCCTCGAGGAGTTTTCGATCTCAGACTAG
- the LOC111581621 gene encoding betaine--homocysteine S-methyltransferase 1-like, with protein MESKKRGILERLDAGEVVVGDGGYVMQLERRGYVKAGHWTPESAVEHPEAVRQLHREFLRAGADVMQTFTFYCSEDKLELSGNVKTISGAQINDAACNLAREVADEGGALVAGGVSQTPCYVLSHNETEVKAIFKKQMDDFLKKDIDFLVVEYFEHVEEAVWAVEVLKTSGKTVAATLCIAPQGDMHGVPPGECAVRLVRAGADIVGINCHLDPLTCVQTVKLMKEGLEKAGLKAHLMIQPLGFHTPECNLGGYVSLPEFPFALETRAMTRWDIHKYAREAYNAGIRYIGGCCGFEPYHIRAIAEELAAERGFLPPASEKHGLWGAALEMHTKPWVRARARREYWENLLPASGRPKCPSMATPANDGLTEK; from the exons ATGGAGAGCAAGAAAAGG GGTATCCTGGAGCGCCTGGATGCTGGGGAGGTGGTTGTAGGAGACGGAGGTTATGTGATGCAGCTCGAGCGACGGGGCTACGTGAAGGCAGGACACTGGACACCAGAATCTGCAGTTGAACATCCTGAAGCAG TGCGTCAGCTGCACAGGGAGTTTCTGAGAGCAGGAGCCGACGTGATGCAGACTTTCACCTTCTACTGCAGTGAGGATAAACTGGAACTCAGCGGCAATGTCAAAACCATCTCA GGTGCTCAGATCAATGATGCAGCCTGTAACCTGGCCAGAGAGGTCGCCGATGAGGGGGGTGCACTGGTCGCTGGTGGTGTTTCTCAGACTCCCTGTTATGTTCTGAGTCACAATGAGACTGAGGTCAAAGCCATCTTTAAGAAACAAATGGATGACTTCCTCAAAAAGGACATTGATTTCTTGGTAGTGGAG TATTTCGAGCATGTTGAGGAGGCAGTGTGGGCAGTGGAAGTGCTGAAAACCAGCGGTAAAACTGTGGCTGCAACACTCTGCATCGCCCCTCAAGGAGACATGCATGGTGTCCCACCTGGAGAGTGTGCTGTCAGGCTGGTCAGAGCTG GAGCGGACATTGTCGGAATAAATTGCCACCTGGACCCATTGACTTGTGTTCAGACGGTGAAGCTGATGAAAGAGGGATTAGAGAAAGCGGGTCTCAAAGCCCATCTCATGATCCAGCCGCTAGGCTTTCACACACCAGAGTGCAACCTTGGTGGATACGTCAGCCTGCCTGAGTTTCCCTTCG CACTGGAGACCAGAGCAATGACTCGCTGGGACATCCATAAATATGCCAGAGAGGCTTACAATGCAGGAATCCGCTACATCGGTGGCTGCTGTGGATTTGAGCCGTACCATATCAGAGCTATAGCAGAGGAGCTTGCTGCAGAGAGAGGATTCCTCCCACCAGCTTCAGAGAAACACGGACTTTGGGGTGCTGCTCTGGAGATGCACACTAAACCCTGGGTCAGAGCCAG GGCTCGTCGTGAATACTGGGAAAATCTTTTGCCTGCTTCAGGACGTCCAAAATGCCCTTCAATGGCCACACCAGCAAATGATGGACTGACTGAAAAATAA